From the Lathyrus oleraceus cultivar Zhongwan6 chromosome 4, CAAS_Psat_ZW6_1.0, whole genome shotgun sequence genome, one window contains:
- the LOC127138753 gene encoding uncharacterized protein LOC127138753 isoform X2 encodes MEERRRRKSGRWRYIWPMWITLLLHLIAILLFTTGFLLTRTELPYYSHCSDVSTSPCFPSSSNNGSCWTEPSVNRLVIIVLDALRFDFVAPSTFFAEPKPWMDKLQVLKNMSSSRPSSARIFKAIADPPTTSLQRLKGLTTGGLPTFVDVGNSFGAPAIVEDNFINQLFQNGKKVVMMGDDTWTQLFPHHFERSYPYPSFNVKDLHTVDNGCIEHLFPSLYEEDWDVLIAHFLGVDHAGHIFGVDSTPMIEKLEQYNNHLERVIKVLESQAGPGGLHENTLLVVMGDHGQTLNGDHGGGSAEEVETGFFAMSFKEPLNSVPPEFDSYSCQTDLDGKNVCISSMQQLDFAVTMSALLGIPFPYGSIGRINPELYALGAGSWKSEASQKLPGSDVWMKNYANALCINTWQVKRYIDAYSASSAVGFSHDDLSRIASVYAEAENHWLHSTKKLLLDSDGDSDALVPALKWQIDAYFKFLTTVSELARSKWTEFDLNMMGSGIGIMLMSLIFQVFAILRATKQLGVNSSSLSGNSSIITSSSFTLFLLGIRSCSLLSNSYILEEGKVANFLLSTSGIVALRQSVIKEKLLTESIGFLLLSTLCRFAIEVGLSKQAATSAFMKDYSSWIANIASNLPVWDYTAKFIPMLVLILLAFWLYKATNCSFFDWPWKYVILGTILCYMLIIVHWVTDRDGFGVALMPESIGKSYIPRIVYAISLGQLLLLAYGQLFKRNCLDCKTKLVTKTTTMLSAWSSTVILLSGKQGPIIAVASIVGGYCIMRLDNIEDVGKNRPGRSFSIMQWSLFATCVFFCSGHWCAFDGLRYGAAFIGFEEFMLVRQAILLAIDTFGFSIILPVFGLPFLVASKYHDNLGKHFIFTQLSQMYTTYGLITAVITTFTILCVTIQRRHLMGMTMSLK; translated from the exons ATGGAAGAACGACGACGGAGAAAGAGCGGAAGGTGGAGATACATATGGCCGATGTGGATAACGCTGTTGCTTCACCTCATCGCCATTCTTCTCTTCACCACCGGTTTTCTCCTCACTAGAACCGAACTTCCTTATTACAGCCACTGCTCCGATGTTTCCACCTCCCCATGCTTTCCTTCTTCTTCCAATAACGGATCTTGCTGGACCGAACCTTCCGTTAACCGCCTCGTTATCATCGTTCTCGATGCTCTCAG GTTTGATTTCGTTGCTCCCAGTACcttctttgcag AACCAAAACCCTGGATGGATAAATTGCAAGTTTTGAAAAATATGTCGTCTTCACGACCTTCCTCTGCCAGGATTTTCAAAGCCATTGCTGATCCACCTACCACAAGTTTGCAGCGCTTGAAG GGTTTGACAACTGGTGGACTTCCAACTTTTGTAGATGTTGGTAATAGCTTTGGTGCACCGGCTATTGTTGAAGATAACTTCATCAATCAG TTGTTTCAAAATGGGAAGAAAGTTGTTATGATGGGGGATGATACATGGACACAGTTATTTCCTCATCATTTTGAAAGATCCTATCCATACCCTTCTTTTAATGTCAAAGATCTTCATACG GTTGATAACGGATGCATTGAACATTTATTTCCATCCCTATATGAAGAAGATTGGGATGTTCTTATTGCACATTTTCTCGGAGTG GATCACGCTGGACATATATTTGGTGTTGACTCCACTCCAATGATAGAAAAGTTGGAGCAATACAATAACCATTTAGAG AGAGTTATCAAAGTGCTGGAAAGTCAGGCTGGACCTGGGGGCTTACATGAAAATACCTTGCTTGTGGTAATGGGTGACCATGGGCAAACCTTAAATGGTGATCATGGTGGTGGGAGTGCGGAAGAG GTGGAAACAGGCTTTTTTGCCATGAGTTTTAAGGAGCCTCTTAATTCTGTGCCACCAGAATTTGATAGTTACTCTTGTCAAACAGATCTG GATGGAAAGAATGTATGTATCAGCTCTATGCAACAG CTTGATTTTGCAGTAACTATGTCGGCGTTGCTTGGCATACCTTTCCCTTATGGAAG CATTGGTCGCATCAATCCTGAATTATATGCTTTAGGAGCTGGTAGTTGGAAATCTGAGGCATCTCAAAAGCTTCCAGGATCAGATGTCTGGATGAAGAATTATGCTAATGCACTTTGCATCAATACTTGGCAG GTGAAGAGATATATAGATGCTTACTCAGCTTCGTCAGCTGTTGGATTTTCTCATGATGACTTATCCCGAATAGCAAGTGTTTATGCTGAAGCAGAGAATCATTGGTTGCACTCCACCAAAAAGCTTCTGCTTGATAGTGATGGTGACAGTGATGCATTAGTGCCTGCACTTAAGTGGCAAATTGATGCATACTTCAAATTTTTAACCACAGTTTCTGAGTTAGCTCGCTCTAAATGGACCGAGTTTGATTTAAACATGATGGGAAGTGGCATCGGAATCATGTTAATGTCTCTTATATTTCAAGTTTTTGCTATTTTAAGGGCCACTAAACAGCTTGGTGTAAACTCTTCGTCGTTGTCTGGAAATTCTTCAATTATCACTTCCTCAAGTTTTACATTATTTTTACTAGGAATACGCTCATGCAGTCTCCTTTCAAATAGTTATATCT TGGAGGAAGGAAAAGTAGCAAATTTTCTTTTGAGCACATCTGGGATTGTGGCATTACGTCAGTCAGTTATCAAGGAGAAGCTGCTAACAGAA AGCATTGGGTTCCTTCTTTTGAGCACCCTCTGCCGATTCGCCATTGAAGTTGGGCTGTCCAAGCAGGCTGCAACGTCTGCTTTCATGAAAGACTACAGTTCATGGATTGCCAACATAGCATCAAATTTACCTGTTTGGGACTATACAGCAAAATTTATACCAATGCTGGTTTTGATTCTGTTAGCATTTTGGCTTTACAAGGCCACCAATTGCAGCTTCTTTGATTGGCCATGGAAGTATGTCATACTGGGTACTATCTTGTGTTATATGCTAATAATTGTGCATTGGGTCACAGACAGGGATGGATTTGGTGTTGCACTGATGCCTGAAAGCATTGGAAAAAGTTATATTCCTAGAATTGTTTACGCTATTTCTTTGGGACAATTGTTATTACTGGCATATGGTCAACTATTTAAGCGTAACTGTTTAGATTGCAAGACAAAATTAGTTACAAAAACAACGACCATGTTGTCTGCGTGGAGTTCAACTGTCATTCTTCTTTCCGGGAAACAAGGTCCCATAATTGCCGTTGCATCCATAGTTGGAG GTTATTGTATTATGAGGTTGGATAATATAGAAGACGTTGGCAAGAATAGACCTGGCAGGAGTTTTTCTATTATGCAATGGAGCCTCTTCGCCACATGTGTCTTTTTTTGCAGTGGTCACTG GTGTGCGTTTGATGGTCTCCGCTACGGGGCTGCATTTATAGG GTTTGAAGAATTTATGCTTGTTCGCCAAGCAATCCTTCTTGCAATTGATACATTTGGTTTTTCTATCATCCTTCCAGTATTTGGACTCCCATTTCTTGTTGCGTCGAAGTATCATGATAATCTAGGAAAGCATTTTATTTTCACACAATTATCTCAA ATGTATACAACATATGGGCTCATAACCGCAGTTATAACCACTTTCACTATACTGTGCGTCACTATCCAAAGGCGGCACCTGATG GGAATGACGATGAGCTTGAAGTGA
- the LOC127138753 gene encoding uncharacterized protein LOC127138753 isoform X1 — MEERRRRKSGRWRYIWPMWITLLLHLIAILLFTTGFLLTRTELPYYSHCSDVSTSPCFPSSSNNGSCWTEPSVNRLVIIVLDALRFDFVAPSTFFAEPKPWMDKLQVLKNMSSSRPSSARIFKAIADPPTTSLQRLKGLTTGGLPTFVDVGNSFGAPAIVEDNFINQLFQNGKKVVMMGDDTWTQLFPHHFERSYPYPSFNVKDLHTVDNGCIEHLFPSLYEEDWDVLIAHFLGVDHAGHIFGVDSTPMIEKLEQYNNHLERVIKVLESQAGPGGLHENTLLVVMGDHGQTLNGDHGGGSAEEVETGFFAMSFKEPLNSVPPEFDSYSCQTDLDGKNVCISSMQQLDFAVTMSALLGIPFPYGSIGRINPELYALGAGSWKSEASQKLPGSDVWMKNYANALCINTWQVKRYIDAYSASSAVGFSHDDLSRIASVYAEAENHWLHSTKKLLLDSDGDSDALVPALKWQIDAYFKFLTTVSELARSKWTEFDLNMMGSGIGIMLMSLIFQVFAILRATKQLGVNSSSLSGNSSIITSSSFTLFLLGIRSCSLLSNSYILEEGKVANFLLSTSGIVALRQSVIKEKLLTESIGFLLLSTLCRFAIEVGLSKQAATSAFMKDYSSWIANIASNLPVWDYTAKFIPMLVLILLAFWLYKATNCSFFDWPWKYVILGTILCYMLIIVHWVTDRDGFGVALMPESIGKSYIPRIVYAISLGQLLLLAYGQLFKRNCLDCKTKLVTKTTTMLSAWSSTVILLSGKQGPIIAVASIVGGYCIMRLDNIEDVGKNRPGRSFSIMQWSLFATCVFFCSGHWCAFDGLRYGAAFIGFEEFMLVRQAILLAIDTFGFSIILPVFGLPFLVASKYHDNLGKHFIFTQLSQMYTTYGLITAVITTFTILCVTIQRRHLMVWGLFAPKFVFDVFELILTDVLICLASIYYFDQGNDDELEVKSSDY; from the exons ATGGAAGAACGACGACGGAGAAAGAGCGGAAGGTGGAGATACATATGGCCGATGTGGATAACGCTGTTGCTTCACCTCATCGCCATTCTTCTCTTCACCACCGGTTTTCTCCTCACTAGAACCGAACTTCCTTATTACAGCCACTGCTCCGATGTTTCCACCTCCCCATGCTTTCCTTCTTCTTCCAATAACGGATCTTGCTGGACCGAACCTTCCGTTAACCGCCTCGTTATCATCGTTCTCGATGCTCTCAG GTTTGATTTCGTTGCTCCCAGTACcttctttgcag AACCAAAACCCTGGATGGATAAATTGCAAGTTTTGAAAAATATGTCGTCTTCACGACCTTCCTCTGCCAGGATTTTCAAAGCCATTGCTGATCCACCTACCACAAGTTTGCAGCGCTTGAAG GGTTTGACAACTGGTGGACTTCCAACTTTTGTAGATGTTGGTAATAGCTTTGGTGCACCGGCTATTGTTGAAGATAACTTCATCAATCAG TTGTTTCAAAATGGGAAGAAAGTTGTTATGATGGGGGATGATACATGGACACAGTTATTTCCTCATCATTTTGAAAGATCCTATCCATACCCTTCTTTTAATGTCAAAGATCTTCATACG GTTGATAACGGATGCATTGAACATTTATTTCCATCCCTATATGAAGAAGATTGGGATGTTCTTATTGCACATTTTCTCGGAGTG GATCACGCTGGACATATATTTGGTGTTGACTCCACTCCAATGATAGAAAAGTTGGAGCAATACAATAACCATTTAGAG AGAGTTATCAAAGTGCTGGAAAGTCAGGCTGGACCTGGGGGCTTACATGAAAATACCTTGCTTGTGGTAATGGGTGACCATGGGCAAACCTTAAATGGTGATCATGGTGGTGGGAGTGCGGAAGAG GTGGAAACAGGCTTTTTTGCCATGAGTTTTAAGGAGCCTCTTAATTCTGTGCCACCAGAATTTGATAGTTACTCTTGTCAAACAGATCTG GATGGAAAGAATGTATGTATCAGCTCTATGCAACAG CTTGATTTTGCAGTAACTATGTCGGCGTTGCTTGGCATACCTTTCCCTTATGGAAG CATTGGTCGCATCAATCCTGAATTATATGCTTTAGGAGCTGGTAGTTGGAAATCTGAGGCATCTCAAAAGCTTCCAGGATCAGATGTCTGGATGAAGAATTATGCTAATGCACTTTGCATCAATACTTGGCAG GTGAAGAGATATATAGATGCTTACTCAGCTTCGTCAGCTGTTGGATTTTCTCATGATGACTTATCCCGAATAGCAAGTGTTTATGCTGAAGCAGAGAATCATTGGTTGCACTCCACCAAAAAGCTTCTGCTTGATAGTGATGGTGACAGTGATGCATTAGTGCCTGCACTTAAGTGGCAAATTGATGCATACTTCAAATTTTTAACCACAGTTTCTGAGTTAGCTCGCTCTAAATGGACCGAGTTTGATTTAAACATGATGGGAAGTGGCATCGGAATCATGTTAATGTCTCTTATATTTCAAGTTTTTGCTATTTTAAGGGCCACTAAACAGCTTGGTGTAAACTCTTCGTCGTTGTCTGGAAATTCTTCAATTATCACTTCCTCAAGTTTTACATTATTTTTACTAGGAATACGCTCATGCAGTCTCCTTTCAAATAGTTATATCT TGGAGGAAGGAAAAGTAGCAAATTTTCTTTTGAGCACATCTGGGATTGTGGCATTACGTCAGTCAGTTATCAAGGAGAAGCTGCTAACAGAA AGCATTGGGTTCCTTCTTTTGAGCACCCTCTGCCGATTCGCCATTGAAGTTGGGCTGTCCAAGCAGGCTGCAACGTCTGCTTTCATGAAAGACTACAGTTCATGGATTGCCAACATAGCATCAAATTTACCTGTTTGGGACTATACAGCAAAATTTATACCAATGCTGGTTTTGATTCTGTTAGCATTTTGGCTTTACAAGGCCACCAATTGCAGCTTCTTTGATTGGCCATGGAAGTATGTCATACTGGGTACTATCTTGTGTTATATGCTAATAATTGTGCATTGGGTCACAGACAGGGATGGATTTGGTGTTGCACTGATGCCTGAAAGCATTGGAAAAAGTTATATTCCTAGAATTGTTTACGCTATTTCTTTGGGACAATTGTTATTACTGGCATATGGTCAACTATTTAAGCGTAACTGTTTAGATTGCAAGACAAAATTAGTTACAAAAACAACGACCATGTTGTCTGCGTGGAGTTCAACTGTCATTCTTCTTTCCGGGAAACAAGGTCCCATAATTGCCGTTGCATCCATAGTTGGAG GTTATTGTATTATGAGGTTGGATAATATAGAAGACGTTGGCAAGAATAGACCTGGCAGGAGTTTTTCTATTATGCAATGGAGCCTCTTCGCCACATGTGTCTTTTTTTGCAGTGGTCACTG GTGTGCGTTTGATGGTCTCCGCTACGGGGCTGCATTTATAGG GTTTGAAGAATTTATGCTTGTTCGCCAAGCAATCCTTCTTGCAATTGATACATTTGGTTTTTCTATCATCCTTCCAGTATTTGGACTCCCATTTCTTGTTGCGTCGAAGTATCATGATAATCTAGGAAAGCATTTTATTTTCACACAATTATCTCAA ATGTATACAACATATGGGCTCATAACCGCAGTTATAACCACTTTCACTATACTGTGCGTCACTATCCAAAGGCGGCACCTGATG GTTTGGGGCTTATTTGCTCCGAAGTTTGTTTTCGATGTCTTTGAACTTATTCTTACTGATGTGTTGATTTGTTTGGCTTCAATTTATTATTTTGATCAAGGGAATGACGATGAGCTTGAAGTGAAATCATCTGACTACTGA